The proteins below come from a single Pradoshia eiseniae genomic window:
- the pstC gene encoding phosphate ABC transporter permease subunit PstC, which produces MKGHKSINYWKSEYIGRTLVTLCGIVIVLTTLAIIAFIAGKGIQSFTVSGISLWEMITSTNWSPNDGHYGALIFIAGSTLVSIGAVLVSAPIAIALAIFMNYISPKFGEKVLRPVLELLVGIPSVVYGLLGVSILVPFLRDSFGGVGFSLMAGIIVLSIMILPTIATLASDALRGVPPQLLEASYGLGSTRWQAISRVVIPAAKKGVMTGIVLGLARAFGEALAVQMVIGNTIKLPEALTSPTATLTGVLTMDMSNTLNGTAWNNALWSLALILLVISFLFILIIRFIGNRGGEK; this is translated from the coding sequence ATGAAAGGCCACAAGTCGATTAACTACTGGAAGAGTGAATATATAGGCCGAACCCTTGTAACATTATGCGGAATCGTGATTGTGCTCACAACATTGGCAATCATCGCATTCATAGCTGGCAAGGGGATACAGTCATTCACCGTGAGCGGCATTTCACTTTGGGAAATGATTACCTCAACAAATTGGAGTCCAAATGACGGGCATTATGGTGCCTTGATTTTCATAGCGGGATCTACACTCGTATCGATTGGAGCGGTGCTGGTGAGTGCCCCGATTGCCATTGCATTGGCCATATTCATGAATTATATTTCACCTAAGTTCGGAGAAAAGGTATTGCGGCCAGTGCTGGAATTATTGGTTGGTATTCCGTCTGTTGTATATGGTTTATTAGGTGTTTCCATACTTGTGCCATTCCTCAGGGATTCATTTGGCGGAGTAGGTTTCAGCTTGATGGCAGGGATAATCGTTCTTAGTATCATGATTCTGCCGACAATTGCCACCTTAGCCTCAGATGCCTTGAGAGGGGTGCCGCCGCAATTGCTTGAGGCATCTTACGGACTTGGGTCGACCAGATGGCAAGCGATTAGCCGTGTGGTGATTCCTGCCGCCAAGAAAGGTGTGATGACAGGGATAGTCCTTGGTCTTGCCCGCGCCTTTGGTGAGGCACTGGCGGTTCAGATGGTTATCGGCAATACGATTAAATTACCTGAGGCATTGACAAGCCCAACGGCTACTTTAACAGGAGTTTTGACCATGGATATGTCAAATACGTTAAATGGAACAGCCTGGAATAATGCCCTTTGGAGCTTGGCGCTGATCCTATTGGTAATATCATTCTTATTTATCCTGATTATTCGTTTTATTGGAAATAGAGGTGGTGAAAAATGA
- a CDS encoding phosphate ABC transporter substrate-binding protein PstS family protein: protein MFKKWKRASFLLTLVLIMGVLAACGNDNPNDASSSDGVGAEISGIVTAAGSTALLPLADVAANEFMQKHSDVSVTVQGGGSGTGINQVANGAVNIGNSDVPSADKIEDEALAGQLVDNKVSGIAFGIVVNEDVKVDDLTVEQIQGIFSGKITNWKEVGGQDLEINVINRPASSGTRITFDKTVMKDVKINDSIGTNQDSNGAVENSINSTSGSISYLAMSYLVEGKDTSLKIITIDGAEPTTDDVANGSYPFWSYEYMVTKGEPKGAAKAYIDFLVSEEFAEKVDQMGYIPMVELMDR from the coding sequence ATGTTTAAGAAATGGAAAAGAGCATCATTCCTCTTGACACTTGTGCTAATAATGGGAGTTCTTGCGGCTTGCGGAAATGACAACCCAAATGATGCGTCATCCTCTGATGGGGTGGGAGCGGAAATATCCGGAATTGTCACAGCGGCTGGGTCAACCGCGCTTCTGCCATTGGCTGATGTAGCTGCAAATGAATTTATGCAAAAGCATTCTGATGTATCTGTCACCGTACAAGGAGGAGGCAGCGGCACGGGAATTAATCAGGTTGCGAATGGGGCTGTAAACATTGGAAACTCTGATGTTCCATCTGCTGATAAGATTGAAGATGAAGCTCTTGCCGGTCAGTTAGTGGATAATAAAGTGTCCGGAATTGCTTTTGGGATAGTCGTAAATGAGGATGTGAAGGTCGATGATCTTACAGTCGAACAAATTCAAGGGATTTTCTCCGGGAAAATTACCAATTGGAAAGAAGTCGGCGGTCAGGATCTAGAAATCAACGTCATAAATAGACCTGCTTCCTCCGGAACACGTATCACATTTGATAAAACCGTTATGAAAGATGTCAAAATTAATGACAGTATTGGAACAAATCAAGATTCAAATGGTGCTGTTGAAAATTCAATCAATTCAACCTCGGGTTCAATTAGTTATTTGGCAATGAGTTACTTAGTCGAAGGTAAGGATACTTCTTTGAAAATTATCACTATTGATGGCGCAGAACCAACAACAGATGATGTGGCAAATGGAAGTTATCCTTTCTGGTCCTATGAATACATGGTGACAAAAGGTGAGCCAAAAGGAGCTGCTAAAGCATACATTGACTTCTTAGTGAGTGAGGAATTTGCTGAAAAAGTAGATCAAATGGGTTATATCCCTATGGTTGAATTGATGGATAGATAA
- a CDS encoding peptidoglycan D,D-transpeptidase FtsI family protein produces the protein METVKVRKKKKKKQLPFRMNVLIFIVFLLFSALLLRLGIVQIVYGDDYKREIAKTEEVTVQNSVPRGKIYDRNGQVIVDNQPLYAITYTRTQTTSTEEMLETAEKLAKLIDVKTDKLRERDKKDFWILLNPSKAKKKITEAEYAKLNEGKLTDDEIYKLQLDRITEKEIDFSEDELEVLAIYSTFISGYYLSPQIVKNNETTYEEVARVNEQIENLPGVDTTTDWERKYAYGSTLKSVLGKVSSSNEGLPSDKVKYYLARGYSRNDRVGTSYLEQQYEEVLRGQQEKIRNVTDKAGNIVSNEIITEGQRGKDILLTIDMDLQIATEEIIEKQLKAKTGKADTRFLDRAYAVISDPKTGEILTMAGKKYARDEKTGQMKMTDHALGTFTSSYAMGSSVKGATILTGYQTGAISPGQVILDSPMKIKGTPVKKSWKTFGNINDIDALRVSSNVYMFKTAIALGGGHYAEGKSLSVRDSAFSTMRSYYNQFGLGVRTGIDLPGEISGYKGITQNAGLLMDFAIGQYDTYTPMQLNQYVSTIANGGNRVKLHLLKEIREPSDDEASLGKVIKEVQTEVLNTLPMKESWINRVQEGFRQVTQVPGGTAYSYFANAKYDPAGKTGTAQAFYDGPNWEKGTIQPDTYNITFVSYAPADNPEIAISVVVPWAYQRTGHKMNLEIAKEVYEKYFELKAERSGTNKDSDKAADIDSDSNAADTDEE, from the coding sequence ATGGAGACAGTGAAAGTCAGAAAGAAAAAAAAGAAAAAACAGCTACCATTTCGCATGAATGTTTTGATATTCATTGTGTTTTTACTTTTCTCTGCCCTCCTGCTAAGACTGGGAATCGTCCAGATTGTCTATGGAGATGATTATAAACGCGAAATTGCGAAAACGGAGGAAGTAACGGTGCAAAACTCTGTCCCGAGGGGAAAAATCTATGATCGGAACGGACAGGTTATCGTTGATAATCAGCCGCTTTACGCCATTACCTATACTAGGACCCAAACAACATCAACAGAAGAAATGTTAGAGACAGCTGAGAAGCTGGCGAAACTGATAGATGTAAAAACGGATAAGCTTCGTGAACGGGATAAGAAGGATTTCTGGATTCTATTGAATCCATCAAAAGCAAAGAAAAAAATCACAGAAGCGGAATACGCGAAGCTGAATGAAGGCAAATTGACAGATGATGAAATTTATAAGTTGCAGCTTGACCGGATTACAGAGAAGGAGATTGATTTCTCTGAAGATGAGCTTGAAGTATTAGCCATCTACAGTACATTTATCTCTGGATATTATTTATCTCCGCAAATAGTCAAGAATAACGAGACAACCTATGAGGAAGTTGCTCGAGTCAATGAACAGATTGAGAACCTTCCTGGTGTCGATACAACGACTGACTGGGAAAGAAAATATGCGTATGGAAGCACGCTAAAATCAGTGCTCGGTAAAGTTTCATCCTCAAATGAAGGACTTCCATCTGATAAAGTTAAGTATTATCTGGCGCGCGGATACAGCCGCAATGATCGGGTTGGCACATCATACTTAGAACAACAATATGAAGAAGTACTGCGCGGGCAGCAAGAGAAAATCCGTAATGTAACGGATAAAGCCGGCAATATTGTCAGCAACGAAATCATTACAGAAGGGCAGCGCGGCAAAGATATCTTGCTAACCATTGATATGGATCTGCAAATAGCAACGGAAGAAATTATCGAAAAGCAATTGAAGGCCAAGACTGGAAAGGCAGATACTAGATTTTTGGACCGTGCATATGCCGTTATCTCTGATCCGAAAACGGGTGAGATCTTGACGATGGCAGGCAAGAAGTATGCCAGAGATGAAAAAACAGGACAGATGAAGATGACAGACCATGCGCTTGGCACCTTTACTTCTTCCTATGCAATGGGCTCCTCTGTCAAAGGGGCGACCATATTGACAGGTTACCAAACCGGGGCCATTTCACCTGGTCAGGTCATCCTTGATTCACCAATGAAGATCAAGGGAACCCCTGTGAAAAAATCCTGGAAAACCTTTGGTAATATTAATGATATTGATGCCTTGCGAGTCTCCTCTAACGTATATATGTTCAAAACTGCGATTGCGCTTGGCGGCGGTCATTATGCGGAGGGGAAATCATTGAGTGTCCGAGATTCAGCCTTTTCTACCATGCGCAGCTACTATAATCAATTCGGTCTTGGTGTACGGACAGGAATTGATTTGCCGGGAGAGATTTCGGGCTATAAAGGCATTACCCAGAATGCAGGGTTATTGATGGACTTTGCGATTGGGCAATATGACACTTACACACCGATGCAGCTTAATCAATATGTTTCCACCATTGCAAATGGCGGGAACCGAGTCAAGCTTCATTTACTGAAAGAAATTCGAGAACCATCTGATGATGAAGCATCATTAGGCAAGGTTATTAAAGAAGTTCAAACAGAAGTCCTGAATACTTTGCCAATGAAGGAATCATGGATTAATCGTGTTCAAGAAGGCTTCAGACAGGTTACGCAAGTTCCGGGCGGTACAGCCTATTCCTACTTTGCCAATGCCAAATATGACCCAGCAGGAAAAACAGGTACAGCTCAAGCCTTCTATGACGGTCCGAATTGGGAAAAAGGCACCATACAGCCAGATACGTATAATATTACTTTCGTGTCCTATGCACCAGCCGATAACCCTGAGATAGCCATCAGTGTTGTTGTGCCATGGGCTTATCAAAGAACGGGCCATAAGATGAACCTTGAGATCGCAAAAGAGGTTTACGAAAAATATTTTGAGTTGAAAGCTGAAAGATCTGGTACAAATAAGGACTCTGATAAGGCCGCTGACATAGACTCAGACTCCAATGCAGCAGACACTGATGAGGAATAA